The DNA segment GACCATCGATCCGGTTCCCTGCCTTCAGCAGGTTCATCTCCCATATCTCGAACTTCATCCACTGACCCTTGTGATAGACCTCTCGCACCCCTTTGTGAGCATCTATCGTCGGCTTTTCTGGACTAAGCTCATGGCGGACAATCTTGGGTTTCACCTTATCGACAAACGCGTTGATGATGACCTCGGTGATGCCATAGCCCGCTTCGGGGAAACGCGCACCCACAGGATAGATCGCGGTATACACGGTTTCAAAGGAATCGATCACCTTGTTCAGGTCGGCGATAGAGTCGATCTTGCCAACGGGAACTGCCGTCTCCCAGCTGTCGAGTTGTCCGATATATCTTGCGCCAACTGCATACTCCAGGCGTATCTTGTCTCTCGGGTAGCCTTCGTCCCCCAGCTCTTTATAGGCTTGTTCCGCAAGTGCCTTCCAACGATCGTTCATTGTCCTGGCCTGAGCGAGTTTCTGTTGATCAGACATGCCCGCGGCCAAGCTGACGTTGACGCTATGGCCATAGCGATGGAAATAGTCGGCACACGCAACGCCAAAGGCAGAGAAAGCACCCGCAAAGGGAACTGTGGCCGCTGCGCCTATGTTGACCCTATCAACGACGCCCCACATGTGCATGGGACCGCTGCCTCCGTAGACAAGAAGAGTGTAGTCCGGCGGGAAGTAGCCTTTTGATACGATCGTGTCTCTCGCTTTATCAGCCATTCGGCTATGGAGCAGGTCGAGAACCTTGTCGCATGCATCATATACATTCATACCAAGCGGCTTGGCCAGATGCTTCTCCAGCTCTCGCAGAGCGGCATCCTTATCGAGTTTCACTTGACCGCCAAGGAAATACTCCGGGTTGAGATAACCCAACACCAGGTCCACGTCACCAACTGTTATCGTGGGATAGTTGTAGCAGGTGCCGACTCGGCTGCCAGCACTCTTCGGCCCCAAGGCGATTCGCTGAAACTCGTCGACCACAATTTCCAGACCGGTTCCGCCCGAAATGGAATCCAGACTTACCACCGGCATCCCCACGCGGTGACCCGAGAAATCGGCTTGCCGCTCAGTACTCAGATAGCCTTTCACCACCAGCCCGACGTCAAAGCTGGTACCACCGAGGTCAGCGGCACAAACATTATCCACACCGAGGGTTTTAGACATGAGGTACTGACAACCTATCATCCCGCCGATAGGTCCGGACATCATTGCCTCGTACAGTCGCTGATACTGCACGTTGGCTGTAGCGCCATACGCGAGCAGGGTTTGAAGCGGATAGCGATACGCGCCTCCCTTTGCCCGCGCCTCCACCCGCAGCAACCGCTCCTTCACTTCATCTGCTGCAAAACAGTGGATCAGGAGGCTCTTGAACCGGTTGTTCTCCCCTTGCCGCGGGCAGACTTCATACGAAGTCACGACGTTGACGTTCTTGTTCTTGAGTTTCACCCTTTCCCGGGCGATTTCGGCTGCTCTGCGCTCATGAACGGGGTTTGCGTACGAGCACTGGAACAGGATTCCTATTACCGCAACTCCCCGGTCCAGAAGATCATCAACCGCTTCCCGTACCTCGTCTTCATTCAGCGGAATGACGACGGTGCCTGGTTCAAGGTGACAACCCGCAAAGGCAGTGCCTCCCGTGATTCGCTCGCACACCCCCCGGACATCCTTCCTGTCGATCAAGGCAGGCGGGTGCTCGTGCAGACCGGGCTTCATGCGTTCCTGGAAGTCCAAATGCAAGTAGGTCAGGCTTCGCTCCATGATCGCCATGTCCTCGAACCCCTTTGTCATGAGCATTCCCACTCGCTGACCGATCCGAGAGACGACAATGTTCAGCATGCTGGTCCCGGCATAGATGACCGATTCCGCGTTCTTATGTACTTCGTTTGATGTCAGATTCCAGTACGAAGCGGCATCTCCTACGGAGCCATAGTAACTTGAAGCCTCGTCCCCGGTATTGGTAAGGAACTTTCCGATGATGAACTCGCCTTTGTCGTCCACCAGGAAGGTGTCCGTCATCGTGCCTCCGGCGTCGAGAGCGACTAAATATTCTTTCGTCATCATTACACCTTTACCTTCTTTGTCCATTGAGAGATGAGTTCATTCGTCTTGTCCTGAAACCAGTCAGGCGACTGATCAGCAAGCGGCTTCCCCGCTTTAGCGTGGGCTTGATCGATATCAGGCAGCATCTCAAAGATTATCGGGTAGCCGGTCGGCACGACTTCGACTGCAAGCCGCGCATAGCAGCCCGGACAATAGTATTCCCTGGCATCGATCAGATCCGGATTCGGCACCACCTCCTTCAGGCTGTAGGCTTGGGAAATCTCCTCTAGGCCTCTCCTGACACGAATCTTGGTACTGAGCTTCCAATTGACCCGGTAGTCGCCAAGTTCATGTCCGCAATCGCACTTCACCACCCTGCTACCATCATCCTTACGCACCACATAGAGGTGTTCGGACATACGGCAGAGGATTTTCTCTTTCCACGAAACCCTCTCCTGAAGCACCTCGAGGTACTTGACGAACCTGTCTTCGTCCTTTGGCGACATGCGCATCATTTTCTTGGCGTCTTCCCAGTCGATCGTGCCTTCGACCAGTGCCTTGATGTTTTCCTTGCTGCCAGCCGATTTATCTTCTATCTCATTAGCCACAAAACTCTCCTTAAATTGGGCCACAACCGAATACACAGGCCTGCGGCCATGTTCAAAAACCTGCACCCGTCTTATTTGTTGGGCAGAGCCGAATAGGCCTCGTCGACCCCCCAGAAATCTCTGAACATCTTTCCCCATTGTGGATTGGTAATGCAGTCGTCGTACATTTCCGCCACCAGCGGGTCAAACTTCTTATTCACAACATGCCGTCTTTCTTCCTGCCACCATTCGCTGACCGGAATTGCGAACTGTTCCCTCTCGGTGCGCATTGCGCCGCGAATCTCAGCCGTTGCCTTGGCATCGGCTTTCCACGCTCCCCCCGCTTCGCGCTTGACAACCGTACCGTAGATCTTCTCGGCGGTTGTGGAACTGATGAAGTTGTTGTTCAGGTCGGCCACAATGCGGTGAGTGTCTCGATCCAAGGGCTCGCCCCAACCTTCGACGCCGTGGGCGATGATGACAACGATGTCGCCATGCTCCAGCATGATCGGCGGCGTCTCACCCTGATACTTGATCACCGTCTCCGCTGTTAGCTTGCCTTCATCGAACCACTGATTAAGCTCTTCGAGCGACGCAGGATATTGGCCCTTCTTCATCAATTCGACCATGTTGGTCTTCTTGAAATAGAGCGACGCGTGGGCCAGACCAGGGTAGCCTCCGTTGGCGCCAAGACAGTGCTGGCTAACCTCCGCCATAGCGCAGGAATCGTTGAACTGGAAGCTCTTCCCCGGCTGGTTGACTACGAATCCCAGGGTATAGCCAATGCTGCCCCTATACCTTCCGTGCGCGACATAATCCTTGGTCATGCCCCTCATGATCATCAGCAGCGGAGGTTCAAGCGTTTCCCACATCTCGGCTTCGCCAAAGTCACTTTCCGGATTGTTTCCGGCCGCGTCGCAGACACCGCCGTCCATGTAGGCGCGTGCACCGGTCGCCTGACCACCGGCCAGGCTGAAGTTGCTCATTGCCCAAGGCTTGCCGTTTTCGAAGACCCCCGACATACCGTAGATGTTGTAATCGCTCGCTTCGAAAACCATCGTCTCTTCGAGGAAGCCCTTCGCCCACATCGACTTGGCGATGATGCGGAACATGCTACCCTCGCCCACTCGACAGCCCGAGACTGCCCCGCAAGGCGTGCCGACGAACGGGTTGGCCGGATTGGTAACGCTTCCTTCCGGGCGAATGATGTCGAAGAGATACATGTTGGCGGTGTGTACGTTTTCGCCAACCAGAAATAGGAAGAACCAGCCCAGGTTCAATCCGAACTTCAGCGCGCCCTCATACATGTTGTAATGGTGCCAGTCTTCAGCGCTCGATCCGCTCAGATCGTACTTGATCCGCCCTTCGGAGAGCGTGAACTCAAGCGGCCAATGCGTCAGCCAATCCTTGTTCGCCTCCGGCATAAGGTCGCCCAGTTTTCCTTTGTACCTGATCGGTTGCAGGAACGGGAAACTGTAGCGTCCGGGCATGGTCCTCTCCGTGAGGATCTTCTGCATCGTCGCTCTTTCACGTTCCATGATTTCGTAGAAGGCCTCTTTCACGTAATCGGCACCAAACTCTTCACAAATCTCGAGAATTCGATTGCGGAGCATGACGACACCCGCCAGGCGCATCTTGGCGTCGAACACCGCCATGTCACCAGAGCGGGTGCGACGGCGCCATTCTTCTTCCCACCACGGGTAGTACGTCAGATTCTCCCCGCTCTTGGTAATGGAGTATTCATGTCCCTCGACAAAGATGTTAGGGGCGATGGTCGGTACGGACCCCGGGATCATGGCGCCCACTTCGCCAATATGATTGACGCCGGCGGCCCAGCCGATATGCTCTCCCTTATAGACGATTGGCAGGAAGGTAACGCAGTCAGCCGCATGAACGGCACCATAGAGGGGGTCGTTGACGTCCCAGACGTCGCCGTCATTGATGCCCACCTTCTCGTCATACTTCAGCTTCGCAAACTTCTCGATGATGATTGGGAAGCCGGCGGAATGGCCGACCAGTCCCAAAGAGGCAGACATGCAATCTCCCTCGGTAGTCATCAGGCCAAAGACCAACTCGCCCATCGACACGGCAGATGGCGAGGCTGATACGTACTTCGCCGTTTCGCGCGCGGTGGTCACGGCAGCGACTATCCGCGAATTGAAACGGTTGAATTTTATGGGATCCTTTTTATTAAGCGCCAGTTCCCGGAGACCCCAGTAATGACCAGTCTCCTTGGTAATCCGGTTCCTCGCCTCGATCCTTTCCTGCAGAGAGCTAAACTTTTTTAGGTATTCCATTTCACGACCTCCGTTTTACGGCTTCAGTTATTGACAATCTGTATTCCTCGACTCTGTCGGTAATGCGAGCGCCAGCATTAGAACACATATTTCAACACATTGGTTGATTTTTTTAACGAATGAGTTGATTGTCGGTGGCGGCCGAAATAGAGCACCCCCAAGCGGAGAAGAGAGTTTGCTTGAGTGCCATGAAGCTGCGCTCCAGCTTCTCATATCGGACCAGGAGTTTGCGGAAACGATTGAACCAACTGTGCGCCACCTCAACGATGCATCGTCGTGCTCGCTTGTTTGGATGGCGCGCAAGTTCCCCAGCCTCTTGCTTGCGGCCCTTCACATGCGGGATGTAGCCGTGTTCCACGATCACACTTTTGCTGGCTTGCCCCGATACCCTGCATCGGCACACAGGTACTTCGACCGACGCTGGGACGGGTGCGCGCGTTTCACCATGATGGCCTCCAGCACCGATTCGAGTTGGGATACGCCATGCCGGTTCGCTCCAGTCACGACGAGCGACAACGAGACCCCACGCCCGTCGACCAGCAAATGTCGCTTGCTTCCATTTTTTCCCTCGATCCGTGGGATTTGCGCCAACCTGCTCTTGTGCCAAAGGGGCCTTCATCATTGCTCCATCTATGCTTTGCCACCGCCAGGCAATCCCTTCCATCGCGTCGCATTCGGCCAACCCGGCTTGCCACACCGCGGCGAAGAAACCCGCCTTCTCCCATTGCAAAAAGCGAGTGTGAATCGCACTCGCGCTGCCGAACCGCTCCCGTGGCAACGCTTTCCACTGACAGCCCGTGCGCAGCACATACAGAATCGCCTCGAACACCGTTCGTGCCGGCTTGGGTTTCCGGCCGCCTCCGGGCTTGCGCACGTATTCTTTGTCGGACGCCCGCTCCGATGACACGGGAACCAGTGGCTCCACGCGTTGCTAAAAGTCATCGGTCACTTCTCATGATTGCACTCTCGCTATGTCGTCTTCCGTTTCAATGAAAGCGACATTTTGCGTTATTTACGGATATGTTTTAAGCAGGGGCGCCAGCAGTGAATTGGCTCAGGCTAGCGCCGAGGAAATGTCGCAGCGGGGTACTCGTACGGTTGTGTCTGACATTGATGTCAATACACAA comes from the Georgfuchsia toluolica genome and includes:
- a CDS encoding hydantoinase/oxoprolinase family protein, with amino-acid sequence MDKEGKGVMMTKEYLVALDAGGTMTDTFLVDDKGEFIIGKFLTNTGDEASSYYGSVGDAASYWNLTSNEVHKNAESVIYAGTSMLNIVVSRIGQRVGMLMTKGFEDMAIMERSLTYLHLDFQERMKPGLHEHPPALIDRKDVRGVCERITGGTAFAGCHLEPGTVVIPLNEDEVREAVDDLLDRGVAVIGILFQCSYANPVHERRAAEIARERVKLKNKNVNVVTSYEVCPRQGENNRFKSLLIHCFAADEVKERLLRVEARAKGGAYRYPLQTLLAYGATANVQYQRLYEAMMSGPIGGMIGCQYLMSKTLGVDNVCAADLGGTSFDVGLVVKGYLSTERQADFSGHRVGMPVVSLDSISGGTGLEIVVDEFQRIALGPKSAGSRVGTCYNYPTITVGDVDLVLGYLNPEYFLGGQVKLDKDAALRELEKHLAKPLGMNVYDACDKVLDLLHSRMADKARDTIVSKGYFPPDYTLLVYGGSGPMHMWGVVDRVNIGAAATVPFAGAFSAFGVACADYFHRYGHSVNVSLAAGMSDQQKLAQARTMNDRWKALAEQAYKELGDEGYPRDKIRLEYAVGARYIGQLDSWETAVPVGKIDSIADLNKVIDSFETVYTAIYPVGARFPEAGYGITEVIINAFVDKVKPKIVRHELSPEKPTIDAHKGVREVYHKGQWMKFEIWEMNLLKAGNRIDGPAILEHPMTTLVLPPTHYVAIDEHLVYWYRKK
- a CDS encoding acetone carboxylase subunit gamma, with amino-acid sequence MANEIEDKSAGSKENIKALVEGTIDWEDAKKMMRMSPKDEDRFVKYLEVLQERVSWKEKILCRMSEHLYVVRKDDGSRVVKCDCGHELGDYRVNWKLSTKIRVRRGLEEISQAYSLKEVVPNPDLIDAREYYCPGCYARLAVEVVPTGYPIIFEMLPDIDQAHAKAGKPLADQSPDWFQDKTNELISQWTKKVKV
- a CDS encoding hydantoinase B/oxoprolinase family protein produces the protein MEYLKKFSSLQERIEARNRITKETGHYWGLRELALNKKDPIKFNRFNSRIVAAVTTARETAKYVSASPSAVSMGELVFGLMTTEGDCMSASLGLVGHSAGFPIIIEKFAKLKYDEKVGINDGDVWDVNDPLYGAVHAADCVTFLPIVYKGEHIGWAAGVNHIGEVGAMIPGSVPTIAPNIFVEGHEYSITKSGENLTYYPWWEEEWRRRTRSGDMAVFDAKMRLAGVVMLRNRILEICEEFGADYVKEAFYEIMERERATMQKILTERTMPGRYSFPFLQPIRYKGKLGDLMPEANKDWLTHWPLEFTLSEGRIKYDLSGSSAEDWHHYNMYEGALKFGLNLGWFFLFLVGENVHTANMYLFDIIRPEGSVTNPANPFVGTPCGAVSGCRVGEGSMFRIIAKSMWAKGFLEETMVFEASDYNIYGMSGVFENGKPWAMSNFSLAGGQATGARAYMDGGVCDAAGNNPESDFGEAEMWETLEPPLLMIMRGMTKDYVAHGRYRGSIGYTLGFVVNQPGKSFQFNDSCAMAEVSQHCLGANGGYPGLAHASLYFKKTNMVELMKKGQYPASLEELNQWFDEGKLTAETVIKYQGETPPIMLEHGDIVVIIAHGVEGWGEPLDRDTHRIVADLNNNFISSTTAEKIYGTVVKREAGGAWKADAKATAEIRGAMRTEREQFAIPVSEWWQEERRHVVNKKFDPLVAEMYDDCITNPQWGKMFRDFWGVDEAYSALPNK
- a CDS encoding transposase, coding for MEPLVPVSSERASDKEYVRKPGGGRKPKPARTVFEAILYVLRTGCQWKALPRERFGSASAIHTRFLQWEKAGFFAAVWQAGLAECDAMEGIAWRWQSIDGAMMKAPLAQEQVGANPTDRGKKWKQATFAGRRAWGLVVARRDWSEPAWRIPTRIGAGGHHGETRAPVPASVEVPVCRCRVSGQASKSVIVEHGYIPHVKGRKQEAGELARHPNKRARRCIVEVAHSWFNRFRKLLVRYEKLERSFMALKQTLFSAWGCSISAATDNQLIR